A single region of the Kocuria rosea genome encodes:
- a CDS encoding long-chain-fatty-acid--CoA ligase produces MTNLATLLTDTAAASPESRAVVLDDKVLTYGALDDLSARVASMLAAAGVGQGDRVALILPNVPHMPIAYYGILRAGGVVVPLNPLLSPRELAYHFDNAEVSLVLVWEAMAEATRAAVADLDRDVRVVEVSAAGTLQALADVPPRPGVAERDDDEPAVLLYTSGTTGRPKGAVLTHHNLRANAALSAGLFDLAPGDVMFGALPFFHVFGQTVALNGVVHAGATVTLLPRFDPAKALEILARDEVTVFAGVPSMYVALLAAADGGTVELPHLRAGVSGGSPLPVEVLERFEEVFGAPIYEGYGLSETSPVVCFNQKDRGRRPGSIGTVVRGAQLKVVDDLGAEVPVGEIGELVVAGEYVMAGYWRNPEATEAAIRDGWFATGDLARVDEDGFYYIVDRKKDMVLRGGYNVYPREVEEVIYQFPGIAEAAVVGVPDEAMGEEVAAVVAFRDVPEAERDAKVDELDAFVRERVAKYKHPRYYKVVDELPKGPTGKILKRSLDLAGAGHRG; encoded by the coding sequence ATGACGAATCTCGCCACCCTGCTCACCGACACGGCCGCGGCCTCCCCGGAGTCCCGGGCGGTGGTCCTCGACGACAAGGTCCTGACCTACGGGGCCCTCGACGACCTGTCCGCGCGGGTCGCGTCGATGCTCGCCGCGGCCGGCGTCGGACAGGGCGACCGGGTGGCCCTGATCCTGCCCAACGTCCCCCACATGCCGATCGCCTACTACGGGATCCTGCGCGCGGGCGGGGTGGTCGTGCCCCTCAACCCCCTCCTCAGCCCCCGGGAGCTGGCGTACCACTTCGACAACGCCGAGGTGTCCCTGGTGCTCGTCTGGGAGGCGATGGCCGAGGCGACCCGCGCCGCGGTCGCGGACCTGGACCGGGACGTCCGGGTGGTCGAGGTCTCGGCCGCCGGCACGCTGCAGGCGCTCGCGGACGTCCCGCCGCGGCCCGGGGTCGCCGAGCGCGACGACGACGAGCCCGCCGTCCTGCTCTACACCTCCGGGACCACGGGCCGGCCCAAGGGCGCCGTCCTGACGCACCACAACCTCCGGGCCAACGCGGCGCTGTCCGCGGGCCTCTTCGACCTGGCGCCCGGGGACGTCATGTTCGGGGCCCTGCCGTTCTTCCACGTCTTCGGCCAGACCGTGGCGCTCAACGGCGTCGTCCACGCGGGGGCGACCGTCACGCTGCTGCCGCGCTTCGACCCGGCCAAGGCGCTGGAGATCCTGGCCCGGGACGAGGTCACGGTCTTCGCCGGGGTGCCGAGCATGTACGTGGCGCTGCTCGCCGCCGCGGACGGCGGGACGGTCGAGCTGCCGCACCTGCGGGCCGGGGTCTCGGGCGGGTCCCCGCTGCCGGTCGAGGTCCTGGAGCGCTTCGAGGAGGTCTTCGGCGCCCCCATCTACGAGGGCTACGGCCTGTCCGAGACCTCCCCGGTGGTGTGCTTCAACCAGAAGGACCGGGGACGCCGCCCGGGCTCGATCGGCACGGTGGTGCGGGGCGCGCAGCTGAAGGTCGTGGACGACCTCGGCGCGGAGGTCCCCGTCGGGGAGATCGGCGAGCTCGTGGTGGCCGGGGAGTACGTGATGGCCGGCTACTGGCGCAACCCCGAGGCCACCGAGGCCGCGATCCGTGACGGCTGGTTCGCCACGGGGGACCTCGCCCGGGTGGACGAGGACGGCTTCTACTACATCGTGGACCGCAAGAAGGACATGGTCCTGCGCGGCGGCTACAACGTCTACCCCCGCGAGGTCGAGGAAGTGATCTACCAGTTCCCCGGCATCGCCGAGGCCGCGGTGGTCGGGGTGCCGGACGAGGCGATGGGCGAGGAGGTCGCCGCCGTCGTCGCCTTCCGCGACGTGCCCGAGGCGGAGCGGGACGCGAAGGTCGACGAGCTGGACGCCTTCGTCCGCGAGCGCGTGGCCAAGTACAAGCACCCGCGCTACTACAAGGTGGTCGACGAGCTGCCGAAGGGCCCGACCGGCAAGATCCTCAAGCGCTCCCTCGACCTCGCGGGCGCCGGGCACCGCGGCTGA
- a CDS encoding ankyrin repeat domain-containing protein, with protein sequence MTENPQPTDQPQDPAAPQLTEEEMAYVLSLFEMARTGDTENLLPAVRAGVPVNLTNGKGDTLLVLAAYHQREETVAALLEAGADPDRVNDNGQTALMSAVFRGNETIVRTLLAAGASQTAGAHSALDFARVFERTELVPVLEEYAAR encoded by the coding sequence GTGACCGAGAACCCCCAGCCGACCGACCAGCCGCAGGACCCGGCGGCCCCCCAGCTGACCGAGGAGGAGATGGCCTACGTGCTCTCCCTGTTCGAGATGGCCCGGACGGGGGACACGGAGAACCTCCTGCCGGCCGTGCGCGCCGGCGTCCCGGTGAACCTCACCAACGGCAAGGGCGACACCCTGCTGGTCCTCGCGGCCTACCACCAGCGCGAGGAGACCGTCGCGGCGCTGCTCGAGGCCGGGGCGGACCCGGACCGGGTCAACGACAACGGTCAGACGGCGCTGATGAGCGCGGTCTTCCGGGGCAACGAGACGATCGTGCGGACGCTGCTCGCGGCCGGGGCCTCGCAGACGGCCGGCGCCCACTCCGCCCTGGACTTCGCCCGGGTCTTCGAGCGCACGGAGCTCGTCCCCGTCCTGGAGGAGTACGCGGCCCGCTGA
- a CDS encoding arginine repressor — protein sequence MSIPATKTARQARIVALVTGGAIHSQAELAARLAEDGVQVTQATLSRDLVELGAVRVREGSGALVYAVPQAGADRSPASGITQEVLDARLASLCRELLVTAEASANLVVLRTPPGAAQYFASAIDTSVLPAVLGTIAGDDTIMVVCRAADGGHAVARRFLELAE from the coding sequence ATGAGCATCCCCGCCACCAAGACCGCCCGGCAGGCCCGGATCGTGGCCCTCGTGACCGGAGGGGCGATCCACTCGCAGGCCGAGCTGGCCGCCCGGCTGGCCGAGGACGGCGTGCAGGTCACCCAGGCCACGCTCTCCCGCGACCTCGTGGAGCTCGGGGCCGTCCGGGTGCGCGAGGGCTCCGGCGCCCTCGTCTACGCCGTCCCGCAGGCCGGGGCCGACCGCTCGCCCGCCTCCGGGATCACGCAGGAGGTGCTCGACGCGCGCCTGGCCAGCCTGTGCCGCGAGCTGCTGGTCACCGCCGAGGCGAGCGCGAACCTCGTGGTCCTGCGGACCCCGCCGGGGGCCGCCCAGTACTTCGCCTCCGCCATCGACACGTCCGTGCTCCCCGCCGTCCTCGGCACCATCGCCGGCGACGACACCATCATGGTGGTGTGCCGGGCGGCGGACGGCGGCCACGCCGTGGCCCGCCGCTTCCTGGAGCTCGCCGAGTAG